In Acipenser ruthenus chromosome 15, fAciRut3.2 maternal haplotype, whole genome shotgun sequence, a genomic segment contains:
- the baz1a gene encoding bromodomain adjacent to zinc finger domain protein 1A, producing the protein MPLLHRKPFVRQKPPMNLKPAEEVFHCKVTNEIFRDYDEFFERTILCNSLVWSCAITGKPGLTYQEALECEKRAKQNLQSFPEPLIMPLLYLATLTRRSRLHDICDDVFTYVKDRFFAGETVDVTSTNGTRQPCKILEVLSPRQNGIANGHVKPKTEGNSIIISDDSEDEGNTKATKSPAKNGKKKAMIKPSLFKYKVQPTKVEGCEPVIVKTGQINRKKNMFSRERLKLLLKQHCEPQNGVIGIKTASITRYKLLDQNFSSFFPDEPPTFVFSPASKGRCRPSSGQTSRGHSDTATDGEHTPRHKNLSKDKAAKENEKLQKQKEEMKAMALEKAKLRQEKSDTFEAKKREKEDKEKKKEELKKLVEVERLKKKEEKDRLKAEKEKEREKLREEKRKYTEYLKQWSKRREDMECDDLKELPTPLPVKTRLPPEFFGEALMVLEFLQAFGELFDLQDEFPEGITLEVLEEALMGSDPEGPLCELLFFFMSAIFMALAEEQEDVAREQLAEADTKDLTEALDEDADPTQSAISAVASLAAAWPQLYQGCSLKQLDLDSCTLSEILRLHILASGADVTSANAKYRYQKQGGFDSMDDPCVELRLCNPGLIKKLSNIPVYDLLPGEKLKILHALCGKLLTLVSTRDFIEDNADILRQAKQEFRELKAEQHRREREEAAARFRKKKEEKLKEQELKMKEKHEKIKEYEQRNGTKENTAGEEEQEEMDTSTESHEAAQKEMGQDTATEDEEESEPKKEKSAGGKESPKVNGTESKETLSPEEEEALRKEQAKKEGELLERIQKAAVCTYILPLGRDRLYRRYWLFPSAPALFVEEDYSGLTEDMLLPNGSGPAVQGPTLENKDPQDPVATPVRPGQATATSATVDSTQESSKPVDKPNLWAFYSSPEQLGQLIEALNSRGRRESGLKEALLQEKTRITKMLSSCPTHRFHIPDKPQAESKPVSGKSKGAQITQDTQLSAVKHLETRLKDLLLDMEDRIYQGTLGAVKVKERQAWKNALESGQYELLSNEIKENGIVETENGHVEEMEIDEVNMKVGTKDRLLELKSECQSTASTSTSTPQPVNNAVHYLALALSQIEQGIERKFLKPPLGDEDLKKDQKGKRKEDKKKKDEDQSSEKDDASDSGRVHKTVLDRWRESLSSCSSLSQVFLHLSTLDRSIMWSKSILNARCKMCRKKGDAENMLLCDGCDRGHHIYCIRPKLKTIPQGDWFCPECRPKQRSRRLSSRQRSSVDSDDEQGSESEGEEEDEEEEEQTEEEEEEDDEGESEEEENEDDEESPPKKRQAAVKLPLNTRGGKSSTGRGSQRQPESGRSTPRSQQNTSKQTTSTGKGGSKSSGKKGKATPSSENRPPSRPGSRSSSRLSLELKSADNSFTDLSSCRSRASRGKKTVENTPESSPALSRSSKNVSSRGTAQIVSPQESEVDRRGKKRQATDAADQVTQVKAVVPPPVPSNRRSSGRNYGVHELSACEQLVVELVRHEDSWPFMKLVSRTQVPDYYDVIQKPIALNIIREKVNSCEYHMASDFIEDVELMFANCLEYNPRNTNEAKAGVRLQAFFHSQAQKLGVQIKSADQIISPPTKRSRM; encoded by the exons ATGCCGCTTCTCCACAGAAAGCCGTTTGTCAGACAGAAACCTCCAATGAATCTCAAGCCCGCGGAAGAAGTTTTTCATTGCAAAGTAACCAACGAGATCTTCAGAGACTATGA TGAATTTTTTGAAAGGACTATCCTTTGTAACAGTCTGGTATGGAGCTGCGCTATTACAGGAAAGCCTGGACTGACTTACCAAGAAGCTCTTGAATGTGAGAAACGAGCCAAACAGAATCTACAGAGTTTCCCTGAGCCCCTGATCATGCCCCTACTGTACCTCGCCACCTTGACACGCCGCTCTCGGCTCCATGACATCTGTGATGATGTCTTCACCTACGTGAAGGATCGCTTCTTCGCTGGAGAAACTGTAGATGTAACGAGCACAAATGGAACTAG GCAGCCATGCAAGATTCTAGAGGTTCTCTCGCCTCGACAGAATGGCATTGCAAACGGACACGTCAAACCCAAGACTGAGGGAAACTCTATCATTATAAGTGATGACAGTGAAGATGAAGGAAACACCAAAGCCACTAAATCTCCAGCAAAGAATGG GAAAAAGAAAGCCATGATCAAACCTTCTTTATTTAAGTACAAAGTGCAACCTACTAAAGTTGAAGGATGTGAACCCGTTATTGTCAAGACTGGACAGattaa CCGTAAGAAAAATATGTTTTCGAGAGAGAGACTGAAACTGCTATTGAAACAACACTGTGAGCCTCAGAATGGTGTGATTGGAATTAAG ACTGCTAGTATTACAAGATATAAGTTATTGGACCAGAATTTCTCCTCCTTTTTCCCCGATGAGCCACCAACATTTGTGTTCAGCCCTGCAAGTAAAGGTCGATGTAGACCTTCCAGTGGACAAACCTCTCGTGGACAT TCTGACACTGCCACTGATGGAGAACATACTCCCAGGCATAAAAATCTAAGCAAAGATAAAGCCGCAAAAGAGAATGAAAAGCTGCAGAAACAAAAGGAGGAAATGAAAGCTATGG CTCTGGAGAAGGCAAAGCTGAGACAAGAAAAATCAGATACTTTTGAGGCCAAGAAGAGGGAGAAAGAAGACaaagagaagaagaaggaggaactGAAGAAGCTGGTGGAAGTGGAAAGACTgaaaaagaaagaggagaaagacaGACTGAAAGCAGAAAAGGAAAAG GAACGGGAGAAGCTACGAGAAGAGAAACGAAAGTATACTGAATATCTGAAGCAGTGGAGTAAACGACGTGAGGATATGGAATGTGATGATCTTAAG GAGCTCCCAACACCCCTCCCGGTGAAGACACGTCTGCCCCCCGAGTTCTTCGGAGAGGCCCTGATGGTGCTGGAGTTCCTGCAGGCCTTTGGAGAGCTCTTCGACCTGCAGGATGAGTTCCCTGAAGGCATCACTTTAG AGGTCCTGGAGGAAGCCCTGATGGGCAGTGACCCCGAAGGCCCCCTCTGCGAGCTGCTGTTCTTCTTCATGTCCGCCATCTTCATGGCGCTGGCTGAGGAGCAGGAGGATGTGGCACGCGAGCAGCTAGCTGAGGCTGACACCAAAG ATCTCACAGAAGCTCTGGATGAAGATGCAGACCCAACCCAGTCTGCCATCAGTGCTGTGGCTTCTCTTGCAGCTGCCTGGCCTCAGCTATACCAGG GCTGCAGTTTAAAGCAACTAGACCTGGACAGTTGCACTCTCTCTGAAATTCTTCGGCTTCACATCCTGGCTTCAGGTGCTGATGTTACATCAGCCAATGCCAAGTACCGCTACCAGAAACAGGGTGGCTTTGATTCCATGGATGACCCTTGTGTGGAGCTGCGGCTTTGCAACCCAGGGCTGATAAAGAAGCTGTCCAACATCCCAGTGTATGATCTGTTACCAG GCGAGAAGCTGAAAATCCTACATGCTCTCTGTGGGAAGTTGCTGACCCTGGTCTCCACCCGGGATTTCATTGAAGACAACGCAGACATCCTCCGGCAAGCCAAGCAAGAGTTCAGGGAGCTGAAGGCAGAGCAGCACCGGAGAGAGAGGGAAGAAGCAGCAGCCAG GTTTCGCAAGAAGAAGGAAGAAAAGCTGAAAGAGCAAGAACTGAAGATGAAGGAAAAACACGAAAAGATAAAGGAATATGAACAAAGAAATGGCACAAAGGAAAACACAGCTGG ggaggaggagcaggaagagatGGACACCAGCACTGAGAGTCATGAGGCAGCCCAGAAGGAAATGGGACAGGACACTGCCACTGAGGACGAGGAGGAATCTGAACCCAAGAAAG AGAAGAGTGCAGGAGGTAAAGAGTCCCCCAAGGTGAATGGCACAGAGAGTAAGGAGACGCTGAgccctgaggaggaggaggcccTGCGAAAGGAGCAGGCAAAGAAGGAGGGGGAGCTGCTGGAGCGCATCCAGAAAGCAGCTGTCTGCACTTACATCTTGCCTCTAGGACGGGACCGTCTCTACCGTCGCTACTGGCTCTTCCCTTCGGCCCCGGCCCTCTTTGTGGAGGAGGATTACTCAGGACTCACAGAGGATATGCTGCTGCCCAATGGCTCGGGGCCTGCAGTTCAGGGACCGACCTTGGAGAACAAAGACCCTCAGGACCCTGTTGCCACCCCTGTGCGCCCTGGCCAGGCTACAGCCACTTCCGCCACTGTCGATAGCACTCAAGAGTCCTCCAAGCCAGTGGACAAGCCAAACCTCTGGGCTTTCTACAGTTCACCAGAGCAGCTAGGGCAGCTGATTGAGGCACTGAACTCCAGGGGGCGCCGAGAGAGTGGTCTAAAAGAGGCTCTGCTGCAGGAGAAGACAAGAATTACTAAGATGCTGAGCAGCTGCCCCACACACAGATTTCACATTCCTG ataaGCCACAAGCTGAGAGCAAGCCTGTGTCTGGCAAATCAAAAGGTGCTCAGATTACCCAGGATACTCAGCTGTCAGCAGTGAAACACCTTGAAACACGGCTTAAGGACCTGCTGTTGGATATGGAGGACAGAATTTATCAGGGCACTTTGGGAGCAGTAAAG GTTAAGGAGAGACAGGCCTGGAAAAACGCTTTGGAGAGTGGCCAGTATGAGTTGCTGAGCAATGAAATCAAGGAAAATGGAATTGTGGAAACTGAAAACGGTCATGTGGAGGAGATGGAAATAGATGAAGTGAACATGAAAGTTGGCACAAAAGACAG GTTACTTGAATTAAAGAGTGAATGTCAAAGCACTGCCTCTACCAGCACCAGCACTCCACAGCCAGTAAATAATGCAGTGCATTACCTGGCATTAGCTCTGTCCCAAATTGAACAAGGCATTGAGCGGAAATTCCTTAAACCACCACTGG GGGATGAAGATTTGAAAAAGGACCAAAAAGGAAAGAGAAAAGAggacaagaaaaagaaagatgaagaCCAATCTAGTGAAAAAGATG ATGCCAGCGACAGTGGCCGTGTGCACAAGACGGTTCTGGACCGTTGGAGAGAATCCCTGAGCTCCTGCTCTAGTCTGTCCCAAGTATTCCTTCACCTATCCACTCTGGACCGCAGTATCATGTGGTCTAAGTCCATCCTAAATGCTCGCTGCAAGATGTGTCGTAAGAAAGGTGATGCAGAGAACATGCTCCTGTGTGATGGCTGCGATCGAGGGCATCATATCTACTGCATCAGGCCAAAGCTTAAG ACAATCCCCCAAGGTGACTGGTTCTGCCCAGAGTGCCGACCCAAACAGCGTTCCCGACGGCTGTCCTCCCGCCAGAGATCGTCAGTCGACTCAGATGATGAGCAGGGGtctgagagtgagggagaggaggaagatgaagaagaggaggagcagacagaggaggaggaggaggaggatgatgagggTGAATCTGAGGAGGAAgagaatgaggatgatgaagagAG tccTCCAAAGAAACGTCAAGCAGCAGTAAAGCTGCCACTGAACACCAGAGGCGGCAAATCCAGTACAGGACGAGGCTCACAACGGCAACCAGAATCTGGCAGATCCACTCCTCGCAGCCAGCAGAACACCTCAAAACAGACCACATCTACTGGGAAGGGTGGCTCCAAGAGCTCTGGAAAGAAAGGGAAGGCTACTCCATCATCTGAGAACAGGCCTCCCTCCAGGCCTGGCAGTCGCTCAAGCAGCAGGCTCAGCTTGGAGCTGAAGTCAGCCGACAACTCCTTCACAGACCTGTCCAGCTGTCGTTCTAGAGCGAGCAGGGGGAAGAAGACTGTGGAAAATACTCCTGAAAGCAGCCCTGCATTATCCCGGAGCTCAAAAAACGTCTCCTCTCGAGGAACCGCACAGATAGTGTCACCCCAGGAGAGCGAAGTGGATCGCAGGGGAAAGAAGAGACAAGCCACAG ATGCAGCAGACCAAGTTACCCAAGTTAAAGCTGTGGTACCTCCTCCAGTGCCATCCAACAGGAGGAGTTCAGGTCGAAACTATGGTGTGCACGAGCTGTCGGCATGTGAACAACTTGTTGTAGAGTTGGTACGGCATGAAGACAGCTGGCCATTCATGAAACTGGTCTCTAGAACCCAG GTGCCAGATTACTATGATGTCATCCAAAAGCCTATTGCCTTGAATATAATCAGAGAGAAAGTCAACAGCTGTGAATACCATATGGCCT CTGATTTCATTGAAGATGTAGAATTGATGTTCGCCAACTGTTTGGAGTACAACCCTCGCAACACAAACGAAGCAAAAGCTGGAGTCCGACTTCAAGCCTTCTTCCACAGCCAGGCTCAGAAACTGGGAGTTCAAATAAAATCTGCAGACCAAATAATTTCTCCACCGACCAAGAGGTCAAGGATGTAA
- the cfl2 gene encoding cofilin-2 isoform X1: MYEILALKLASGVTVNDEVIKVFNEMKVRKSSTSDEVKRRKKAVLFCLSDDKKKIIVETGKEILVGDVGESVDDPYASFVKLLPLNDCRYGLYDATYETKESKKEDLVFIFWAPEGAPLKSKMIYASSKDAIKKKFTGIKHEWQVNGLDDIQDRSTLADKLGGNVVVSLEGRPL, encoded by the exons ATGTATGAGATTTTGGCGTTAAAGCTG gcCTCTGGCGTCACAGTCAATGACGAAGTCATTAAGGTTTTCAATGAAATGAAAGTAAGAAAATCTTCAACATCAGACGAAGTCAAAAGGAGAAAGAAAGCTGTGTTGTTCTGCCTCAGTGATGACAAGAAAAAAATTATTGTTGAGACAGGGAAGGAAATCTTGGTGGGTGACGTCGGTGAATCAGTGGATGACCCTTATGCTTCCTTTGTGAAGTTGTTACCTCTGAATGACTGCCGATATGGCTTGTATGATGCCACATATGAGACAAAagaatccaagaaagaagatttGGTATTTATATTCTG ggCCCCTGAAGGTGCCCCTCTAAAAAGCAAGATGATCTATGCTAGCTCTAAAGATGCCATCAAAAAGAAGTTTACAG gTATTAAACATGAATGGCAAGTTAACGGTTTAGACGACATTCAGGATCGTTCTACTCTTGCAGATAAATTAGGAGGAAACGTGGTAGTTTCACTTGAAGGAAGACCCTTGTAA
- the cfl2 gene encoding cofilin-2 isoform X2 codes for MASGVTVNDEVIKVFNEMKVRKSSTSDEVKRRKKAVLFCLSDDKKKIIVETGKEILVGDVGESVDDPYASFVKLLPLNDCRYGLYDATYETKESKKEDLVFIFWAPEGAPLKSKMIYASSKDAIKKKFTGIKHEWQVNGLDDIQDRSTLADKLGGNVVVSLEGRPL; via the exons ATG gcCTCTGGCGTCACAGTCAATGACGAAGTCATTAAGGTTTTCAATGAAATGAAAGTAAGAAAATCTTCAACATCAGACGAAGTCAAAAGGAGAAAGAAAGCTGTGTTGTTCTGCCTCAGTGATGACAAGAAAAAAATTATTGTTGAGACAGGGAAGGAAATCTTGGTGGGTGACGTCGGTGAATCAGTGGATGACCCTTATGCTTCCTTTGTGAAGTTGTTACCTCTGAATGACTGCCGATATGGCTTGTATGATGCCACATATGAGACAAAagaatccaagaaagaagatttGGTATTTATATTCTG ggCCCCTGAAGGTGCCCCTCTAAAAAGCAAGATGATCTATGCTAGCTCTAAAGATGCCATCAAAAAGAAGTTTACAG gTATTAAACATGAATGGCAAGTTAACGGTTTAGACGACATTCAGGATCGTTCTACTCTTGCAGATAAATTAGGAGGAAACGTGGTAGTTTCACTTGAAGGAAGACCCTTGTAA